Within the Solibacillus silvestris genome, the region TTGCAGCAGCAGACAATAGTTCTGTACCTGCCGGCGGTGCGTTAGCCGTTGACCGTCATGAATTTGCAGGAATCGTAACAGAAAAGGTGAAAAACCACCCGTTAATCGAGGTAATCAATGAAGAGGTAACTGAAATTCCAGAAGGCATTACAGTAATCGCAACAGGTCCATTAACTTCTGAAGCATTGGCAAAACAAATCCAAGGCCTAACAGGGGAAGACTATTTGTACTTCTATGATGCTGCAGCACCGATCATTGAGAAAGATTCGATCAATATGGATAAAGTGTACTTGAAATCACGCTATGACAAAGGTGAAGCGGCATACTTGAACTGTCCGATGACGAAAGAAGAATTTGATGCTTTCCGTGAAGCACTTATTACAGCAGAATGTGCACCGCTAAAAGAATTCGAAAAAGAAAAATATTTCGAAGGGTGTATGCCAATTGAAGTAATGGCCGCACGCGGTGAAAAAACGATGACATTCGGACCGATGAAACCGGTTGGTCTGGAAGATCCGAAAACGGATAAGCGTCCATATGCTGTAGTTCAGTTACGACAAGATGATGCAGCGGGGACACTTTATAATTTAGTAGGTTTCCAAACACATTTAAAATGGCCGGAACAAAAACGTGTATTCTCGATGATTCCGGGTTTAGAAAATTTGGAAATTGTACGCTACGGCGTAATGCACCGTAATACATTCATCAATTCTCCAAAAGTGCTGACACAGACATATCAGTTGAAAGCGCGTCCAAACCTTTTCTTCGCTGGTCAGATGACAGGTGTTGAAGGTTATGTAGAATCTGCCGGCAGTGGTCTGATTGCCGGAATTAATGCAGCTCGCATGGCGTTAGGTCAAGAGTTACTTTACTTCCCGCATGAAACAGCATTAGGTGCAATGGCTCGATACATTACTCATACAGATGCGAAAAACTTCCAGCCGATGAACGTGAACTTCGGGATTTTCCCGGAATTTGGTGAACGCATTAAATCAAAGCCTGAGCGTGCTGAACGCCATGCTAACCGCGCATTAGAATCAATTCAGAATTTTATTAATAATCAGGCAATTTAATTGCGTAAAGCCCTTAAAGATTGTTATACTTTAGGGGCTTTTAATTTTGCGGTGATTTTTTGTAAATGACTATAAAAATAAGAATTGCTTGACATGATATTGCGAAATTTGTCGAATAATACAAAGAAGTTGAATAACTCCAGCAAATTTTACTTGAAAAGTATTCATAATAGGTATAGTGTCAATATGTGTGTTTTTTTAGTAGGAAAATGAACATATTTATTCATACAACATCATTTCTCTTTTGCAATAACAGGGGGTATACACGATGGATGAAAATTTGCAAAGTCAGCTTAATCAATTTATTCGCTACGTGCAACTAGAAAAAAACTTTTCCCTACATACTGTTCGCGAATATACTTCTGATTTAGAAGAATTTTTTGCATTTTTGCACGCTGAGGGTATCCAAAAAATTGCAGAAGTTGAGTATATCCATGCACGTCTATATGTAACAAAGCTTTATGATGAACAAAAAGCAAGAACTTCAATTTCCAGGAAAATCTCATCGATCCGTTCTTTTTTCCGTTTTTTAAATCGAGAACAGAATATTGATGATGCTCCGTTTCGTTCACTTTATCATCCGAAAAAGGAAGAGCGATTACCGAGCTTTTTTTATGAGGAAGAATTGAAGGAACTATTCGAGAAAAATGAAGGCGATGAGCCGATTCAAATTCGTAATATGGCGCTGTTGGAACTTCTTTATGCGACTGGAATGCGTGTGAGCGAGTGTGTCAGTTTGGAACTGACGGATATCGATTTTCATTACAATATCGTCCGTGTAATGGGAAAAGGCCGGAAAGAGCGAATTATTCCGTTCGGTCAATATGCGCATGATGCACTTATACGTTATATAGAACAAGTCCGTCCGACATTAATGAAGAAGGAAAATCATCAGAAAGTTTTTGTCAATATGCGAGGTGGCGAACTTACTACCCGTGGTGTGCGTTATATATTAAGTGAGATGATTGACAATGCCAGTATGCATACGAAAATTTATCCACATATGTTGCGACATACATTTGCTACGCATTTATTGAATAATGGGGCAGATATGCGTACAGTCCAGGAATTGCTTGGGCACGCCAATTTATCTTCAACTCAAATTTATACTCATGTAACGAAGGAAGCTTTAAGAAAGACATATATGAATAGTCATCCGCGAGCATAGTTAAGGAGGAAATAAAGAATGGGTCAAATTCATGCGACAACGATTTTCGCTATTCATCACAACGGTGAATGCGCAATGGCTGGTGATGGACAGGTGACATTGGGAAATGCAGTTGTAATGAAGCATACGGCACGTAAGGTCAGACGTCTGTTTAATGGGAAAGTACTGGCAGGCTTCGCAGGTTCTGTTGCGGACGCTTTTACATTATTCGAAATGTTTGAGGCAAAACTGAATGAATATAATGGTAACCTGCAAAGAGCTTCAGTAGAGGTAGCGAAGCAATGGCGAGGAGATAAAATGCTCCGTCAACTGGAAGCGATGCTGCTTGTAATGGATAAATCAACATTGCTCCTTGTTTCAGGTACTGGTGAAGTCATTGAGCCGGACGATGGCATTTTAGCAATTGGGTCAGGTGGAAACTATGCATTATCAGCTGGCAGAGCATTAAAAAAACATGCGGGCGATCATTTATCGGCAAAAGAAATCGCAGAGGCTGCGCTGACGACCGCTGCGGATATTTGTGTGTTTACAAACCATAATATTATCTTGGAGGTATTATAATGACTGTGATCAATTTAACACCAAGACAAATTACGGAACAATTAAACCGGCATATTGTTGGCCAGGAAACAGCAAAACGTGCAGTTGCAGTTGCGTTGCGTAACCGGTACCGCCGCTCTTTATTAAGCGAAGAATTAAAAACAGAAGTTATACCGAAAAATATTTTAATGATTGGACCTACCGGGGTAGGTAAAACAGAAATTGCACGCAGAATCGCAAAACTGACGAATGCTCCGTTTATTAAAGTGGAAGCGACAAAGTTCACGGAAGTTGGTTATGTTGGGCGTGATGTCGAATCAATGGTACGCGATTTGGTAGAAGCTTCTCGTCGACTAGTGAAGGACGAAATGTTCGAAAGAGTAAAGGATCAGGCGGAGCGCAATGCGAATGATATACTCGTTAAACTGCTTGTACCTTCTAAAGTGAAAGAAAAGCTTACGCAAAATCCTTTTGAAATGCTGTTCGGACAAAAAGAGTCATCTCAAGAAGATACAGCAAATCAGGATGAACCGGAAATTCGTACACGACGTGCGCAAATTACCCAAGATTTAAAAGACGGTAAATTAGAAGAGCAATGGGTAACAATAGAAGTAACGGAAAATGCCCCATCTCTTTTTGATGCAATGCCTGGTATGAATATGGATAATGCAAACGGTATGCAAGATATGCTATCTAATTTAATGCCGAAAAAGACAAAAAAACGCAAAGTCCAAGTAAAGGATGCGCGTCGTTTATTAACACAAGAAGAAGCAAACAAGCTGATCGATACGGATGCATTGTCTAGTGAGGCGATCCAGCGTGCAGAACAGGCTGGTATTATTTTTATTGATGAAATCGATAAAATTGCAAGCAAAGGTTCTTCGTCGGCGGAAGTATCCCGTGAAGGCGTTCAGCGTGACATATTACCGATTGTGGAAGGATCCACAGTTACGACAAAATACGGCACTGTAAAAACGGATTATATGCTCTTTATTGCAGCAGGTGCTTTCCATATATCGAAACCGAGCGATCTTATTCCAGAATTGCAAGGACGATTCCCGATTCGCGTCGAACTCGAAAAGTTAACGAAAGATGATTTTGTTCGTATTTTAAAAGAACCAGATCAATCGTTAATATTGCAGTATAAAGCATTGCTTGAAACAGAAGGTGTTACGCTTAACTTTACGGACGAAGCGATAGAACGTATTGCGGAAATTGCAACAGAAGTAAATCAGGAGACAGATAACATTGGTGCACGCCGACTTCACACCATTTTAGAACGCTTGCTTGAGGAACTTTCCTTTGAAGCTTCGGAAATTGCACCCGCTCATATCGACATTACACCGAACTATGTCGATCAAAAATTGGCGAATATAGTAAAAAACAAAGATTTATCGCAATTTATTCTTTAAGTATAAGTTGAATTAGTATCTTTAAATTGTAAAAACCTTTAGAATATTAAGTGAATTAAAACGAAACGTTCCGTAGGAGGAAACAGAAATGAATTTATTAACAAAAACACGAAAAATCAACGCAATGTTACAAGCATCTGCTGGTAAACCAGTTAACTTTAAAGAGATGGCCAATACTTTAGGCGATATTATCGAAAGTAACGTCTTTATCGTAAGCCGTAAAGGTAAGTTGCTTGGCATTTCAATTCACCAACAAATCGAGAATGAGCGCATCAAGAAAATGTTCGAAGAGCGCCAATTCCCTGAAGAATATACACAAAACTTATTTAATATTACAGAAACTTCTTCCAATTTAGATATTAACAATGAACATACTGCATTCCCAGTGGAAAATAAAGACCTATTTGCATCTGGTTTAACAACAATTGTTCCAATTATCGGTGGCGGTGAGCGTTTAGGTACGTTAATGTTAGCGCGTATTAGCGATCAATTTGAAGATGATGATCTTATTTTAGCTGAATACGGTGCAACAGTAGTTGGTATGGAAATTTTACGTGAAAAATCAGAAGAAATTGAAGAAGAAGCACGTTCAAAAGCAGTTGTCCAAATGGCAATCAATTCATTATCATATTCTGAGCTTGAAGCAATCGAGCATATTTTTGAAGAATTAGATGGCAACGAAGGCTTACTAGTTGCTTCGAAAATTGCTGACCGTGTTGGTATTACACGTTCGGTTATCGTAAACGCATTACGTAAACTGGAGTCTGCTGGTGTTATTGAATCACGTTCATTAGGTATGAAAGGAACATATATTAAAGTATTAAACGATAAGTTCCTGAACGCTTTAGCAGAAATTAAAATGAAATAAGAGATATTCACACACAGCAAGGAGGTTTTCCTCCTTGCTTTTTTTATTTATTTTTTTATTTATTTTTAATTAAGAAAATGCAGAATATTGTCGAATAAAAAGAGTTTGAACGAGTATTTTTCTAGAATTTAATATATAATTAGGTATATCGTCTTTATTAAAATTAAAAAATAAATATCTTTTAGACCTAAATGGTGATAGAATCCATAT harbors:
- the gid gene encoding tRNA (uracil-5-)-methyltransferase (TrmFO; Gid; glucose-inhibited division protein; similar to GidA; the gene from Bacillus subtilis encodes a tRNA-methyltransferase that utilizes folate as the carbon donor and bound flavin as reductant; modifies tRNA at position 54 (uridine) of the T-psi loop to form a C5-methyluridine), which produces MTQQVVNVIGAGLAGSEAAWQIAKRGVKVRLYEMRPVKQTPAHHTDKFAELVCSNSLRANGLTNAVGVIKEEMRKLDSVIIAAADNSSVPAGGALAVDRHEFAGIVTEKVKNHPLIEVINEEVTEIPEGITVIATGPLTSEALAKQIQGLTGEDYLYFYDAAAPIIEKDSINMDKVYLKSRYDKGEAAYLNCPMTKEEFDAFREALITAECAPLKEFEKEKYFEGCMPIEVMAARGEKTMTFGPMKPVGLEDPKTDKRPYAVVQLRQDDAAGTLYNLVGFQTHLKWPEQKRVFSMIPGLENLEIVRYGVMHRNTFINSPKVLTQTYQLKARPNLFFAGQMTGVEGYVESAGSGLIAGINAARMALGQELLYFPHETALGAMARYITHTDAKNFQPMNVNFGIFPEFGERIKSKPERAERHANRALESIQNFINNQAI
- a CDS encoding tyrosine recombinase XerC, which encodes MDENLQSQLNQFIRYVQLEKNFSLHTVREYTSDLEEFFAFLHAEGIQKIAEVEYIHARLYVTKLYDEQKARTSISRKISSIRSFFRFLNREQNIDDAPFRSLYHPKKEERLPSFFYEEELKELFEKNEGDEPIQIRNMALLELLYATGMRVSECVSLELTDIDFHYNIVRVMGKGRKERIIPFGQYAHDALIRYIEQVRPTLMKKENHQKVFVNMRGGELTTRGVRYILSEMIDNASMHTKIYPHMLRHTFATHLLNNGADMRTVQELLGHANLSSTQIYTHVTKEALRKTYMNSHPRA
- a CDS encoding ATP-dependent protease subunit HslV (heat shock protein involved in degradation of misfolded proteins); protein product: MGQIHATTIFAIHHNGECAMAGDGQVTLGNAVVMKHTARKVRRLFNGKVLAGFAGSVADAFTLFEMFEAKLNEYNGNLQRASVEVAKQWRGDKMLRQLEAMLLVMDKSTLLLVSGTGEVIEPDDGILAIGSGGNYALSAGRALKKHAGDHLSAKEIAEAALTTAADICVFTNHNIILEVL
- a CDS encoding Clp protease is translated as MTVINLTPRQITEQLNRHIVGQETAKRAVAVALRNRYRRSLLSEELKTEVIPKNILMIGPTGVGKTEIARRIAKLTNAPFIKVEATKFTEVGYVGRDVESMVRDLVEASRRLVKDEMFERVKDQAERNANDILVKLLVPSKVKEKLTQNPFEMLFGQKESSQEDTANQDEPEIRTRRAQITQDLKDGKLEEQWVTIEVTENAPSLFDAMPGMNMDNANGMQDMLSNLMPKKTKKRKVQVKDARRLLTQEEANKLIDTDALSSEAIQRAEQAGIIFIDEIDKIASKGSSSAEVSREGVQRDILPIVEGSTVTTKYGTVKTDYMLFIAAGAFHISKPSDLIPELQGRFPIRVELEKLTKDDFVRILKEPDQSLILQYKALLETEGVTLNFTDEAIERIAEIATEVNQETDNIGARRLHTILERLLEELSFEASEIAPAHIDITPNYVDQKLANIVKNKDLSQFIL
- a CDS encoding transcriptional repressor CodY (CodY; DNA-binding protein that represses the expression of many genes that are induced as cells make the transition from rapid exponential growth to stationary phase (By similarity). It is a GTP-binding protein that senses the intracellular GTP concentration as an indicator of nutritional limitations. At low GTP concentration it no longer binds GTP and stop to act as a transcriptional repressor) — translated: MNLLTKTRKINAMLQASAGKPVNFKEMANTLGDIIESNVFIVSRKGKLLGISIHQQIENERIKKMFEERQFPEEYTQNLFNITETSSNLDINNEHTAFPVENKDLFASGLTTIVPIIGGGERLGTLMLARISDQFEDDDLILAEYGATVVGMEILREKSEEIEEEARSKAVVQMAINSLSYSELEAIEHIFEELDGNEGLLVASKIADRVGITRSVIVNALRKLESAGVIESRSLGMKGTYIKVLNDKFLNALAEIKMK